The Pseudomonas sp. FP2309 genome has a window encoding:
- a CDS encoding DUF2784 domain-containing protein, translating into MLYRLAADSLVLFHLCFILFVLFGGLLALKWRAVIWLHLPAAAWGVAVEVFHLPCPLTRWENLFRHLAGLDGYGGGFIEHYLLTLIYPAGLTPQIQLGLGALVLLINMAVYARLIRRYVQA; encoded by the coding sequence ATGCTCTACCGTCTCGCGGCCGACAGCCTTGTGCTGTTCCACCTGTGTTTCATCCTGTTCGTACTGTTCGGCGGCCTGCTGGCGCTCAAATGGCGGGCGGTGATCTGGCTGCATCTGCCCGCCGCAGCATGGGGTGTGGCGGTCGAAGTCTTCCACCTGCCCTGCCCGCTCACGCGCTGGGAAAACCTGTTCCGCCACCTGGCCGGCCTGGACGGGTATGGCGGTGGGTTTATCGAGCATTACCTGCTCACGCTGATCTACCCGGCCGGGCTGACCCCGCAGATCCAGCTGGGCCTGGGCGCGCTGGTGCTGTTAATCAATATGGCCGTGTATGCGCGGCTGATCCGGCGTTACGTACAGGCTTGA
- a CDS encoding type II toxin-antitoxin system HigB family toxin, whose amino-acid sequence MRIIALSTLRTFWDRHPAYIDAKTPLVELYRHMEKATYPTPQALKAELRTASILKSGRVVFNVGGNKYRVIMAIDYQRQLGFIRFVGTHAQYDQINAETV is encoded by the coding sequence ATGCGAATAATCGCGCTCTCTACCTTGCGAACATTCTGGGACAGGCACCCGGCCTATATCGATGCAAAAACGCCGCTGGTCGAGCTGTACCGGCATATGGAGAAGGCAACTTACCCGACGCCACAAGCGCTCAAGGCCGAGCTCAGAACCGCGAGCATTCTCAAAAGCGGCCGGGTTGTTTTCAACGTAGGCGGCAACAAATATCGAGTGATCATGGCGATCGATTACCAACGACAGCTTGGGTTCATACGTTTTGTGGGGACCCACGCGCAGTACGATCAGATCAACGCGGAGACCGTGTGA
- the thrH gene encoding bifunctional phosphoserine phosphatase/homoserine phosphotransferase ThrH — protein MEIACLDLEGVLVPEIWIAFAEKTGIESLRATTRDIPDYDVLMQQRLRILDEHGLKLADIQAVIATLKPLDGAVEFVNWLRERFQVVILSDTFYEFSQPLMRQLGFPTLLCHRLITDDTDRVVSYQLRQKDPKRQSVLALKTLYYRVIAAGDSYNDTSMLGEADHGILFHAPENVIREFPQFPAVHTFEDLKKEFIKASNRPLSL, from the coding sequence GTGGAAATTGCCTGTCTTGACCTGGAAGGGGTGCTGGTCCCGGAAATCTGGATCGCTTTCGCCGAAAAAACCGGTATTGAATCCCTTCGGGCCACCACCCGCGACATTCCCGACTACGACGTGCTGATGCAACAACGTCTGCGTATCCTTGACGAGCACGGGCTCAAGCTCGCCGACATCCAGGCGGTGATCGCGACGCTCAAGCCGCTGGACGGCGCCGTCGAGTTCGTCAACTGGCTGCGCGAGCGCTTCCAGGTGGTGATCCTGTCCGACACCTTTTATGAGTTCTCCCAGCCCTTGATGCGTCAATTGGGCTTCCCGACCCTGTTGTGCCACCGTTTGATCACCGACGACACCGACCGCGTGGTGAGCTACCAACTGCGCCAGAAAGACCCCAAGCGTCAGTCAGTGTTGGCGCTCAAGACCCTGTACTACCGCGTGATTGCCGCCGGCGATTCCTACAACGACACCAGCATGCTGGGCGAAGCCGACCATGGGATTCTGTTCCATGCGCCGGAGAACGTGATCCGCGAGTTCCCGCAGTTTCCGGCCGTGCATACGTTCGAGGATTTGAAAAAAGAGTTCATCAAGGCGTCGAATCGGCCGTTGAGCCTGTAA
- a CDS encoding type II toxin-antitoxin system HigA family antitoxin yields MNIKPIHSQDDLTAALARVEQLWGADVGSHEGDELEILAVLIEKYEADHYPMPSSDPVEAIKFRMEQLGMTARDLEPFIGPSGRVSEVLNHKRKLSLSMIKRLHEGLSIPYERLLAGG; encoded by the coding sequence ATGAACATCAAACCTATTCATTCCCAAGACGATCTGACCGCCGCCCTCGCGCGCGTCGAGCAGCTCTGGGGAGCGGACGTCGGCTCGCACGAGGGTGACGAGCTGGAAATTCTCGCCGTGCTTATTGAAAAGTACGAGGCGGACCATTACCCGATGCCGTCTTCGGATCCGGTGGAAGCGATAAAATTTCGCATGGAGCAACTGGGCATGACCGCCCGCGACCTGGAACCGTTCATCGGCCCAAGTGGGCGGGTGTCAGAAGTGCTGAACCACAAGCGCAAGCTCAGCCTGTCGATGATCAAACGCCTGCATGAAGGCTTGAGCATTCCTTATGAGCGTTTGTTGGCGGGGGGTTAA
- the pabB gene encoding aminodeoxychorismate synthase component I: MSTCSVHPLPYRANPAEYFAAIRHAPGAVLLDSGRPVAERGRYDLLSAWPEATLTVGPDESGGDFLQRLRGNLTQLGEAALPAGLELPFAGGLIGYLSYDFGRHLEQMPHLAVDDLHLPDARFGLYAWALISDHQARTSQLVFHPALADGERQRLIAVFNQPPADTTASFKLKGTMAPDLTAEAYRQAIARIQDYIQAGDCYQVNFAQRFRAPCVGDPWVAYCALREACPTPFSGFQSLPDDGAIVSLSPERFVRISERQVETRPIKGTRPRGLNPAEDAAHAAELLASAKDRAENLMIVDLLRNDLGRTCRIGSVSVPELFSLESYPNVHHLVSSVTGELANGKDALDLIAGSFPGGSITGAPKIRAMQIIDELEPTRRGLYCGSLLYLDVRGEMDSSIVIRSLLVKDGQVCCWGGGGIVADSQWEAEYQESLTKVRVLLQTLESL, encoded by the coding sequence ATGTCGACCTGCTCCGTACACCCGCTGCCCTACCGGGCCAACCCCGCCGAGTATTTTGCGGCGATTCGCCATGCGCCTGGCGCCGTACTGCTCGACAGCGGCCGTCCGGTTGCCGAACGCGGGCGCTATGATCTTCTCAGCGCCTGGCCTGAAGCGACCCTGACGGTTGGGCCTGACGAAAGCGGCGGTGATTTCCTGCAGCGCTTAAGGGGTAATCTTACCCAACTGGGTGAAGCGGCCCTGCCCGCAGGTCTGGAGCTGCCGTTTGCCGGCGGCTTGATCGGCTACCTGAGTTACGACTTTGGCCGACATCTGGAGCAGATGCCCCACTTGGCGGTGGATGACCTGCATCTGCCGGATGCGCGTTTCGGTCTGTATGCCTGGGCGCTGATCAGCGATCACCAGGCGCGCACCAGCCAACTGGTGTTCCACCCGGCCCTGGCTGACGGCGAGCGGCAACGCTTGATCGCGGTGTTCAACCAACCGCCGGCTGATACCACTGCGTCCTTCAAATTGAAGGGCACCATGGCACCGGACCTCACTGCCGAGGCCTATCGCCAGGCCATCGCGCGGATCCAGGACTACATCCAGGCCGGCGACTGCTACCAGGTCAACTTCGCGCAGCGTTTTCGCGCGCCGTGCGTCGGTGATCCCTGGGTCGCCTATTGTGCGTTGCGCGAAGCCTGCCCGACGCCGTTCTCCGGGTTCCAGAGCCTGCCGGATGACGGCGCGATAGTGAGCCTGTCGCCAGAGCGCTTCGTGCGCATCAGCGAACGCCAGGTGGAAACCCGCCCGATCAAAGGCACCCGCCCCCGCGGACTCAACCCCGCAGAAGACGCCGCCCACGCCGCCGAACTGCTGGCCAGCGCCAAGGATCGCGCCGAGAACCTGATGATTGTCGACCTGCTGCGCAACGACCTGGGCCGCACCTGCCGCATCGGCTCGGTCAGCGTGCCGGAGCTGTTCAGCCTGGAAAGCTACCCCAATGTGCACCACCTGGTCAGCAGCGTGACCGGCGAGTTGGCCAACGGCAAAGACGCCCTCGACCTGATCGCCGGCAGCTTCCCCGGCGGCTCCATCACCGGCGCGCCAAAGATCCGCGCAATGCAGATCATCGACGAGCTGGAACCGACGCGACGCGGCTTGTACTGCGGCTCACTGCTTTACCTGGACGTTCGCGGTGAAATGGACAGCTCCATCGTCATCCGCAGTTTGCTGGTCAAAGACGGACAGGTGTGCTGCTGGGGCGGCGGCGGGATCGTGGCGGACTCGCAGTGGGAGGCGGAGTATCAGGAGTCGCTGACCAAGGTGCGGGTATTGTTACAAACGCTGGAAAGCTTGTAA
- a CDS encoding LysR family transcriptional regulator, with amino-acid sequence MESFGSIECFVRSAEGGSFAEAARHLSLTPAAVGKSVAKLEARLGVRLFQRSTRRLTLTEAGKRFFEEVSGSLITIQNAVANLASAEGRPVGTLKVSMGTVFGNRYVVPLLGEFMGRFPDISPDWHFDNRQVDLIGQGFDAAIGGGFELPQGVVARKLAPAHRVLVASPDYLAKRSPVLAPEDLARCLGILIRSPQTGRVRSWQLTSLEREHRPLVLKPGMTMSDSEAACCASAQGLGIALVSMPMAVPFLDSGAVVRVLPDWYVDDGNISIYYAEHKLLPGKTRAFVDFIIEQFASKALGQRFSAV; translated from the coding sequence ATGGAGAGCTTTGGCAGTATCGAATGCTTTGTGCGCAGTGCCGAAGGCGGCAGCTTTGCCGAAGCCGCGCGACACCTGAGCCTGACCCCGGCAGCGGTGGGTAAAAGCGTGGCCAAGCTGGAAGCGCGACTGGGTGTGCGGCTGTTCCAGCGCAGTACGCGGCGTCTCACATTGACCGAAGCCGGCAAACGGTTCTTCGAGGAAGTCAGCGGCAGCCTCATCACCATCCAGAACGCTGTGGCCAACCTGGCCAGCGCCGAAGGGCGGCCGGTGGGTACGCTCAAGGTCAGCATGGGCACGGTGTTCGGCAATCGCTATGTGGTGCCGTTGCTGGGGGAATTCATGGGGCGCTTCCCGGACATCAGCCCGGACTGGCATTTCGATAACCGTCAGGTCGACTTGATTGGCCAAGGGTTCGATGCCGCCATCGGCGGTGGTTTTGAACTGCCCCAAGGGGTGGTGGCGCGCAAGCTGGCACCCGCGCACCGGGTATTGGTGGCCTCGCCGGATTACCTGGCAAAGCGTTCGCCAGTGTTGGCGCCGGAGGACCTGGCGCGCTGCCTCGGCATCCTCATCCGCTCACCGCAGACCGGCCGGGTGCGCTCCTGGCAGTTGACCAGTCTTGAGCGTGAGCATCGCCCGCTGGTGCTCAAGCCCGGCATGACCATGAGCGACTCCGAAGCTGCCTGCTGCGCCAGCGCCCAGGGCCTGGGCATTGCGCTGGTGAGCATGCCCATGGCCGTGCCGTTCCTGGACAGTGGCGCTGTGGTGCGGGTGTTGCCTGACTGGTATGTGGACGACGGCAACATTTCCATCTATTACGCCGAGCACAAACTGCTGCCCGGCAAGACTCGCGCATTTGTGGACTTCATCATCGAGCAGTTTGCCTCGAAGGCTCTGGGGCAGCGTTTCAGCGCTGTTTGA
- a CDS encoding phosphoadenylyl-sulfate reductase — translation MNQAFDVVELAATYANKSAQDILKLAFSQFGDDLWISFSGAEDVVLVDMAWKLNKNVKVFSLDTGRLHPETYRFIEQVRDFYKIDIELISPDQSKLEPFVKEKGLFSFYKDGHGECCGVRKIEPLRRKLSGVSAWATGQRRDQSPGTRSQVAALEIDTAFSTPERTLYKFNPLAQMTSEEVWGYIRMLELPYNSLHERGFISIGCEPCTRPVLPNQHEREGRWWWEEATQKECGLHAGNIISKA, via the coding sequence ATGAACCAAGCCTTCGACGTCGTTGAACTCGCCGCGACCTATGCCAACAAATCCGCCCAGGACATTCTCAAGCTGGCGTTCAGCCAGTTCGGTGATGACCTGTGGATCTCCTTCAGCGGCGCCGAGGACGTGGTGCTGGTGGACATGGCCTGGAAGCTGAACAAGAACGTCAAGGTGTTCAGCCTCGACACCGGCCGCCTGCACCCGGAGACCTACCGGTTCATCGAGCAGGTGCGTGACTTTTACAAGATCGACATCGAACTGATCTCACCCGACCAGAGCAAACTGGAACCCTTCGTCAAGGAAAAGGGCCTGTTCAGCTTTTACAAGGACGGCCATGGCGAATGCTGCGGTGTGCGCAAGATCGAGCCACTGCGCCGCAAACTTTCCGGCGTGAGTGCCTGGGCCACCGGCCAACGCCGCGATCAGAGCCCCGGCACCCGTAGCCAGGTGGCGGCCTTGGAAATCGACACCGCGTTCTCAACCCCGGAGCGCACCCTCTACAAGTTCAACCCGCTGGCGCAGATGACCAGCGAAGAGGTCTGGGGCTACATCCGCATGCTGGAGCTGCCGTACAACAGCCTGCATGAGCGCGGTTTTATCAGTATCGGCTGCGAACCGTGCACCCGCCCGGTGCTGCCGAACCAGCACGAGCGCGAAGGCCGCTGGTGGTGGGAAGAAGCCACGCAGAAGGAATGCGGGCTGCATGCGGGAAATATCATCAGCAAGGCCTGA
- a CDS encoding 3-oxoacyl-ACP reductase family protein: MTPLNLSGKVALIQGGSRGIGAAIVKRLAAQGAAVAFTYVSSAAKAQALQNSVIGEGGQALAIHADSADATAIRHAVNATVEAFGRLDILVNNAGVLAIAPLQDFTLEDFDQTLAINVRSVFIATQAAAEHMGEGGRVINIGSTNAERMPFGGGGPYAMSKAALVGLTKGLARDLGPRGITINNVQPGPVDTDMNPASGEFAASLMDLMAVGRYGHVEEIASFVAYLAGPEAGYITGASLTIDGGFSA; encoded by the coding sequence ATGACCCCACTCAACCTCAGCGGCAAAGTCGCCTTGATTCAAGGCGGTTCTCGCGGCATCGGCGCCGCCATCGTCAAGCGCCTCGCCGCCCAAGGCGCAGCCGTGGCCTTTACCTACGTCAGCTCTGCGGCCAAGGCCCAAGCACTGCAAAACAGTGTGATCGGCGAAGGCGGCCAAGCCCTGGCGATTCACGCCGACAGCGCCGACGCCACCGCCATTCGCCACGCCGTCAACGCCACCGTCGAAGCCTTTGGGCGCCTGGATATCCTGGTGAACAACGCCGGCGTGCTGGCCATCGCCCCGTTGCAAGACTTCACGCTGGAAGACTTCGACCAGACCCTGGCGATCAACGTACGCAGCGTCTTTATCGCCACCCAGGCCGCCGCCGAGCATATGGGTGAAGGCGGTCGCGTGATCAACATCGGCAGCACCAACGCCGAGCGCATGCCATTTGGCGGTGGCGGGCCGTACGCGATGAGCAAGGCCGCGCTGGTGGGCCTGACCAAGGGCTTGGCGCGGGATCTGGGACCACGGGGTATTACGATCAACAACGTGCAGCCAGGGCCGGTGGACACCGATATGAACCCGGCAAGCGGTGAGTTTGCCGCGAGCCTCATGGACTTGATGGCGGTGGGCCGTTATGGGCACGTGGAGGAAATCGCCAGTTTCGTGGCTTACCTTGCAGGCCCGGAAGCCGGCTACATCACCGGTGCCAGCCTGACCATCGATGGTGGCTTCAGCGCATGA
- a CDS encoding HAD-IA family hydrolase: MNAPRTAAPIKAVIFDMDGLLLDTEGIYTEVTQIIAERYGRTYDWGIKQHIIGRGAQDLADYVVKALDLPITPAEFLQIREPLMSERFPKALGMPGAEALVRHLKAHHIPIAVGTSSSRHSFGHKTTLHREWFSLFDTIVTADDPEVGAAKPAPDIFLTAARRLGVAPQDCLVFEDSPFGVTAAKAAHMTAIAVPDEAMADSKYQHADQIIRKLADFDLAGYGLPPFA; the protein is encoded by the coding sequence ATGAATGCACCGCGTACCGCTGCTCCGATCAAGGCTGTGATTTTCGACATGGACGGGTTGTTGCTCGACACCGAAGGCATCTACACCGAAGTCACGCAGATCATCGCCGAGCGCTATGGCCGCACCTATGACTGGGGGATCAAGCAACACATCATTGGTCGCGGCGCCCAGGACCTGGCGGATTACGTGGTCAAGGCGCTGGACCTGCCGATCACACCGGCTGAGTTTCTGCAGATCCGCGAGCCCTTGATGAGCGAGCGTTTCCCCAAGGCCCTGGGCATGCCCGGTGCCGAGGCGCTGGTGCGGCACTTGAAGGCACACCACATTCCAATTGCCGTGGGCACCAGTTCGTCGCGCCATTCGTTCGGCCACAAGACCACCCTGCACCGTGAGTGGTTCAGCCTGTTCGACACCATCGTCACCGCGGACGACCCCGAAGTGGGGGCCGCCAAACCCGCGCCGGATATATTCCTCACCGCCGCGCGCCGCCTGGGCGTGGCACCCCAGGATTGCCTGGTGTTCGAAGATTCGCCGTTCGGTGTCACTGCTGCAAAGGCCGCCCACATGACCGCCATCGCCGTGCCCGATGAAGCCATGGCCGACAGCAAATACCAGCATGCCGACCAGATCATCCGCAAGCTGGCGGACTTCGATCTGGCCGGGTATGGCCTGCCGCCGTTTGCCTGA
- a CDS encoding alpha-L-glutamate ligase-like protein — protein sequence MFGFWKTWKALEARGIMGINRRNADYVLKYNKRSLYPIVDDKIITKERAIAAGIHVPEMYGVISTEKEIDKLDEIIGGRSDFVIKPAQGAGGDGILVVADRFEGRYRTVSGKIISHEEIEHQISSILTGLYSLGGHRDRALIEYRVVPDQIFKSISYEGVPDIRIIVLMGYPVMAMLRLPTRQSGGKANLHQGAIGVGVDLATGLTLRGTWLNNIITKHPDTTNAVDGVQLPNWDGFMKLAAGCYELCGLGYIGVDMVLDQEKGPLILELNARPGLNIQIANDCGLTLRTHAVEARLEALKAAGVKETVEERVKFVQEMFGHIPPVEG from the coding sequence ATGTTCGGCTTCTGGAAGACCTGGAAAGCCCTCGAAGCGCGGGGGATCATGGGCATCAACCGGCGTAACGCCGACTACGTGCTCAAGTACAACAAGCGCAGCCTGTACCCGATCGTGGACGACAAGATCATCACCAAGGAACGGGCGATCGCCGCAGGCATCCACGTGCCGGAAATGTACGGGGTGATTTCCACCGAAAAGGAAATCGACAAGCTCGACGAGATCATCGGCGGGCGCAGCGACTTTGTAATCAAGCCAGCCCAGGGCGCCGGCGGTGACGGCATCCTCGTGGTGGCCGACCGTTTTGAAGGACGCTACCGCACGGTGTCCGGCAAGATCATCAGCCACGAGGAGATCGAACATCAGATCTCCAGCATCCTCACCGGCCTGTATTCACTGGGCGGCCACCGTGACCGCGCGCTGATCGAATACCGCGTGGTGCCCGACCAGATCTTCAAGAGCATCAGCTACGAAGGCGTGCCGGATATCCGCATCATCGTGCTGATGGGCTACCCGGTGATGGCCATGCTGCGCTTGCCGACCCGCCAGTCCGGCGGCAAGGCCAACCTGCACCAGGGCGCGATCGGCGTGGGCGTAGACCTGGCCACCGGCCTGACCCTGCGCGGCACCTGGCTGAACAACATCATCACCAAACACCCCGACACCACCAACGCGGTGGATGGCGTGCAACTGCCCAACTGGGACGGTTTCATGAAACTCGCAGCTGGCTGCTATGAGCTGTGCGGGCTCGGCTATATCGGTGTGGACATGGTGCTGGACCAGGAAAAAGGTCCGTTGATCCTGGAACTGAATGCGCGACCGGGGCTGAATATCCAGATCGCCAACGACTGCGGCCTGACCCTGCGTACTCACGCGGTAGAGGCTCGCCTGGAAGCGCTGAAAGCCGCCGGTGTGAAGGAAACCGTGGAAGAGCGGGTCAAGTTCGTGCAGGAAATGTTCGGGCATATTCCGCCCGTAGAAGGCTGA
- a CDS encoding DUF4337 domain-containing protein, protein MSEAFEVPSPHEKHLEHTTEHAHARGDNFASRIAVMTALMATLGAMLSYQAGSTESEAAMDKNNAAIFKTEAANQWNYYQAKSSRQNLAELATHIPGVDAAHYKDEIERYQHQKEDVRKQAETLEATSREWNEKSEQALHQHHRWAQAMTAIQIAISLAAITLLTRKEWLKRMAYTAGGVAVLLGSLAWLKL, encoded by the coding sequence ATGTCCGAAGCCTTCGAAGTCCCCAGCCCCCACGAAAAACACCTTGAACACACCACCGAACATGCCCACGCGCGAGGGGATAATTTCGCCAGCCGCATCGCCGTCATGACCGCGTTGATGGCCACCCTCGGCGCCATGCTCAGTTATCAGGCCGGCTCCACCGAAAGCGAAGCGGCGATGGACAAAAACAACGCCGCCATCTTCAAGACCGAAGCGGCCAACCAGTGGAATTACTACCAGGCCAAATCCAGCCGGCAGAACCTGGCAGAGCTGGCCACTCATATTCCTGGCGTGGACGCCGCACATTACAAGGATGAAATCGAGCGCTACCAACACCAGAAGGAAGACGTGCGCAAACAGGCCGAGACGCTTGAAGCCACGTCGCGGGAGTGGAATGAAAAGTCCGAACAGGCCTTGCACCAGCACCACCGCTGGGCCCAGGCGATGACGGCGATTCAGATCGCGATTTCGCTGGCGGCGATTACCTTGCTGACGCGCAAAGAGTGGCTCAAGCGCATGGCGTATACGGCCGGCGGCGTGGCGGTGCTGCTGGGGAGCCTGGCGTGGTTGAAGCTCTGA
- a CDS encoding NCS1 family nucleobase:cation symporter-1: MRTSLSNDLALDLPSSALTPDATQPGPLVLSPRLHNKDLAPTKVEGRRWGRYSIFALWTNDVHNIANYSFAIGLYALGLGGWQILLSLGIGAALVYFFMNLSGYMGQKTGVPFPVISRISFGIHGAQIPALIRAVIAIAWFGIQTYLASVVFRVLLTAIHPGFADYDHNSILGLSTLGWACFVAIWFVQLVILAYGMEMVRRYEGFAGPVILATVAALAGWMYFQAGGQIAWSIREPLSGGEMWRNIFAGGALWLAIYGTLILNFCDFARSSPCRKTIQVGNFWGLPVNILIFAAITVLLCGGQFQLNGRVIESPTEIIAAIPNTFFLVLGCLAFLIVTVAVNIMANFVAPAFVLSNLAPKYLNFRRAGLISATVAVLILPWNLYNSPLVIVYFLSGLGALLGPLYGVIMVDYWLIRKSQVDVPQLYSEDPNGVYYYSRGVNLRAVAAFIPAAVIAILLALLPGFASVSPFSWLFGAGIAGLLYGLITKRQPFYADVSGESIAVDNVSH, from the coding sequence ATGCGTACAAGCCTCTCGAATGACCTCGCACTGGATCTGCCCTCCTCAGCCCTGACCCCCGACGCCACCCAACCCGGCCCGTTGGTGCTCAGCCCGCGGCTGCACAACAAAGACCTGGCGCCCACCAAGGTGGAAGGTCGACGTTGGGGGCGCTACAGCATCTTTGCGTTGTGGACCAATGACGTGCACAACATCGCCAACTATTCGTTCGCCATCGGTCTGTATGCGCTGGGCCTGGGCGGTTGGCAGATCCTGTTGTCACTGGGCATCGGCGCGGCGCTGGTGTACTTCTTCATGAACCTGTCGGGCTATATGGGGCAGAAGACCGGCGTGCCGTTTCCGGTGATCAGCCGAATCAGCTTTGGTATCCATGGCGCGCAGATTCCGGCCTTGATCCGCGCGGTGATCGCGATTGCCTGGTTTGGCATCCAGACCTACCTGGCCTCGGTGGTTTTCCGCGTGTTGCTGACGGCGATTCATCCTGGATTCGCCGACTATGACCACAACTCAATCCTGGGCTTATCCACCCTGGGCTGGGCCTGTTTTGTGGCGATCTGGTTCGTGCAACTGGTAATCCTGGCCTACGGCATGGAGATGGTGCGGCGCTATGAGGGCTTCGCCGGTCCAGTGATTCTGGCTACGGTGGCCGCATTGGCCGGTTGGATGTACTTTCAGGCGGGCGGCCAGATTGCGTGGTCGATCCGTGAGCCGCTGAGCGGCGGCGAGATGTGGCGCAATATCTTCGCCGGCGGCGCGCTGTGGCTGGCGATCTACGGCACGCTGATTCTCAACTTCTGCGATTTCGCGCGTTCCTCACCGTGCCGCAAGACCATTCAGGTCGGCAACTTCTGGGGCCTTCCGGTGAATATCCTGATATTTGCCGCCATCACCGTGCTGCTGTGCGGCGGGCAATTCCAACTTAACGGCCGAGTGATCGAAAGCCCCACCGAGATCATCGCCGCCATCCCCAATACCTTCTTCCTCGTGCTCGGTTGCCTGGCCTTTCTGATCGTCACCGTGGCGGTGAACATCATGGCCAACTTCGTCGCCCCAGCCTTTGTGCTGAGCAACCTGGCGCCCAAGTACCTCAACTTCCGCCGCGCCGGGTTGATCAGCGCCACCGTCGCCGTGCTGATCCTGCCGTGGAACCTCTACAACAGCCCGCTGGTGATCGTGTACTTCCTTTCCGGCCTGGGCGCACTGCTGGGGCCGTTGTACGGCGTGATCATGGTCGATTACTGGCTGATCCGTAAAAGCCAGGTGGACGTGCCGCAGTTGTACAGCGAAGACCCTAATGGCGTTTATTACTACAGCCGGGGGGTCAATTTGCGCGCGGTGGCGGCGTTTATTCCTGCGGCGGTGATCGCCATCCTGCTGGCGCTGCTGCCTGGGTTCGCCAGTGTCTCGCCGTTTTCCTGGCTGTTTGGCGCCGGTATTGCAGGGCTGCTGTACGGGCTCATCACCAAGCGCCAGCCGTTCTACGCCGATGTCAGCGGCGAAAGCATTGCAGTCGACAACGTCAGTCATTAA
- a CDS encoding aspartate/glutamate racemase family protein yields MRILVVNVNTTASITDTIAAQARAVAAPGTEIVGLTPYFGAESVEGNFESYLAAIAVMDRVMAYDQPFDAVIQAGYGEHGREGLQELLNVPVVDITEAAASTAMFLGHAYSVVTTLDRTVPLIEDRLKLAGLYQRCASVRASGMAVLELEEHPMAAMEAIVRQAELAISEDKAEVICLGCGGMAGLDEQIRQRTGVPVVDGVTAAVTIAESLVRLGLSTSKIRTYATPRPKKVIGWPSAFGR; encoded by the coding sequence ATGCGTATCCTCGTGGTCAACGTCAACACCACCGCCTCCATCACCGACACCATTGCCGCGCAAGCGCGGGCCGTGGCCGCACCGGGCACCGAAATTGTCGGGCTCACGCCGTACTTCGGCGCCGAATCGGTGGAGGGCAATTTTGAAAGCTACCTGGCGGCCATCGCCGTGATGGACCGGGTGATGGCCTACGACCAGCCGTTCGACGCGGTGATCCAGGCCGGCTACGGCGAACACGGTCGCGAAGGCCTGCAGGAATTGTTGAACGTGCCGGTGGTGGACATCACCGAAGCCGCCGCCAGCACCGCCATGTTCCTCGGCCACGCGTATTCGGTGGTGACCACCCTGGACCGCACCGTGCCGCTGATCGAAGACCGCCTCAAACTCGCCGGCCTGTACCAGCGCTGCGCCTCGGTGCGGGCCAGCGGCATGGCCGTGCTGGAGTTGGAAGAACACCCGATGGCCGCCATGGAAGCCATCGTGCGTCAGGCCGAACTGGCGATCAGCGAAGACAAGGCCGAGGTGATCTGCCTGGGCTGCGGCGGCATGGCCGGGCTGGATGAACAGATTCGCCAGCGCACCGGCGTACCGGTGGTGGACGGCGTGACGGCGGCGGTGACGATTGCAGAGTCGTTGGTGCGGTTGGGGTTGTCGACGTCGAAGATTCGCACCTACGCCACGCCGCGGCCGAAGAAGGTCATCGGTTGGCCGAGTGCGTTCGGGCGGTAG